The Vicia villosa cultivar HV-30 ecotype Madison, WI linkage group LG1, Vvil1.0, whole genome shotgun sequence genome includes a region encoding these proteins:
- the LOC131638961 gene encoding pentatricopeptide repeat-containing protein At5g67570, chloroplastic-like, translating into MEALHIHGHTLSLRPRSQFQPNTDQIRLNLIKKGVNPTPKIVHTLRKKQIQKHNRKLNREAQESPPLSKTQKQTLEEEQHFQELKDEYKQFTKALEGNSEENKGLSLVGKPWEGVQKVEFLERTREFRGEKLKRENLTELKEIFSARKMDELKWVLEDDLEIKELWFDKGSDGKKTSKRSEVQVVSFLVDRLCDREIGAKDWKFSRLMKLSGLPFTEGQLLKILGMLDARACWKQALSVVQWVYDCKERKKFQSRFVYTKLLAVLGKARRPKEALQIFNLMRGNIHVYPDMVAYHSIAVTLGQAGLLKELLDIVECMRQKPETFNYMYHKNWDPILEPDVVIYNAVLNACVPSKQWKGVSWVFQQLRESGLKPNGATYGLAMEVMLQSGNYDLVHELFRKMTSSGEVPEALTYKVLVRTFWKEGKVDEAVKIVRDMERRGVMGTASVYYELACCLCKYGRWQDAIPEVEKIRRIPRARPVEVTFTGMIKSSMDGGHIDDCVSIFEYMKDRCAPNIGTVNTMLKVYSQNDMFSKAKVLFEEVKVANSDLRPDAYTYNLMLEASARAHQWEYFEHVYKEMILSNYHLDQYKHLALLLKASRAGKLHLLEHAFDMILEAGEIPHRPFFFELVIQAMTRDNYDRAVVLLRTMAYAPYRVTEKQWTGLFKENEDRINHENLELLLNSLGNCTVTSEATVSNLSKALHVLCGLGSSTNTSSSGHFGSENVNGLKETAGSAAEPGNDIFLGSDQAEPDAFTFNHDEVDRVNNNDVVVSRLQNSDTEDNVSLHVDRLNSFDHLTRDKSSNDELSDDESDEDDDDVGEGVIDKPSAYQILEAWKENERGG; encoded by the exons ATGGAAGCTCTACACATACACGGACACACGCTCTCACTTCGTCCCAGATCACAATTCCAACCAAACACCGACCAAATTCGCCTCAACCTAATCAAAAAAGGCGTCAACCCCACCCCAAAAATCGTCCACACCCTCCGCAAGAAACAAATCCAAAAACACAATCGCAAACTCAACCGCGAAGCCCAAGAGTCCCCTCCACTCTCCAAGACTCAGAAACAGACATTGGAGGAAGAACAGCACTTTCAGGAACTCAAAGATGAATACAAACAGTTCACAAAAGCGTTGGAAGGAAATTCGGAAGAGAACAAGGGTTTGTCTTTGGTGGGGAAGCCGTGGGAAGGGGTGCaaaaagttgagtttttggagagAACGAGAGAGTTCCGAGGAGAAAAACTTAAAAGGGAGAATTTAACGGAGTTGAAGGAAATATTCAGTGCTCGGAAAATGGATGAATTGAAATGGGTTTTGGAGGATGACCTTGAAATCAAGGAACTTTGGTTTGATAAAGGTAGTGATGGAAAAAAGACTAGTAAACGTAGTGAGGTTCAGGTTGTGAGCTTTCTTGTTGATAG GTTGTGTGATAGGGAAATTGGGGCTAAGGATTGGAAATTTTCTAGGTTGATGAAGCTGTCGGGGTTGCCTTTCACAGAGGGTCAGTTGTTGAAGATTCTTGGAATGCTTGATGCTAGAGCTTGTTGGAAGCAAGCTCTATCTGTGGTTCAATGGGTGTACGATTGTAAGGAACGCAAAAAGTTTCAAAGCAG GTTTGTGTACACAAAACTTCTTGCAGTTCTTGGGAAGGCAAGAAGGCCAAAGGAAGcccttcaaattttcaatttgATGCGT GGAAACATTCACGTGTATCCTGATATGGTTGCGTATCACAGCATTGCTGTTACACTTGGTCAAGCTGGTCTTCTGAAAGAATTGCTGGATATCGTGGAATGCATGAGGCAGAAACCCGAAACATTTAACTATATGTATCACAAGAACTGGGATCCAATTCTTGAACCTGATGTGGTTATATATAATGCT GTACTTAATGCTTGTGTTCCATCAAAGCAATGGAAAGGCGTGTCATGGGTTTTTCAGCAACTGAGGGAAAGTGGTCTGAAACCTAATGGAGCTACTTATGGACTTGCGATGGAG GTAATGCTGCAATCGGGCAACTATGACCTTGTCCATGAGTTATTTCGAAAGATGACAAGCAGTGGGGAAGTTCCAGAAGCCCTTACATATAAAG TGTTGGTGAGAACTTTTTGGAAGGAAGGTAAAGTTGATGAAGCTGTGAAAATTGTCAGGGACATGGAAAGACGAGGCGTTATGGGAACAGCTAGTGTATATTATGAGCTAGCATGTTGCCTTTGCAAATATGGTAGATGGCAAGATGCTATTCCAGAg GTTGAGAAGATAAGAAGAATTCCTCGTGCTAGACCCGTGGAGGTTACTTTCACCGGCATGATTAAGTCATCAATGGATGGTGGGCACATTGATGATTGTGTATCTATATTTGAATATATGAAAGACCGCTGTGCTCCTAATATAGGGACAGTAAATACCATGCTGAAAGTTTACAGCCAGAACGACATGTTTTCTAAAGCTAAAGTTTTATTTGAGGAAGTTAAAGTTGCAAACTCAGATTTACGACCCGATGCATACACATATAACTTAATGTTGGAAGCATCTGCTCGTGCGCACCAGTGGGAATACTTTGAGCATGTGTACAAAGAGATGATTCTCTCGAATTATCATTTGGATCAATATAAACACTTGGCATTACTTCTTAAAGCTTCAAGAGCTGGCAAG TTGCATTTACTGGAGCATGCATTTGACATGATTCTGGAGGCTGGAGAAATCCCTCACCGTCCTTTCTTTTTTGAATTGGTGATTCAAGCTATGACTCGGGATAATTATGACCGAGCAGTAGTCCTACTCCGCACCATGGCTTATGCGCCATATCGAGTAACTGAAAAGCAATGGACTGGACTGTTCAAAGAAAACGAAGATAGAATTAATCATGAAAATCTAGAGCTGTTGTTGAATTCTCTTGGTAATTGCACGGTTACATCAGAAGCAACAGTTTCAAATTTATCAAAGGCATTGCATGTTCTTTGTGGATTAGGTTCGTCAACAAACACTTCAAGTTCCGGCCATTTTGGAAGTGAAAATGTCAATGGTCTGAAAGAGACAGCTGGAAGCGCTGCTGAACCTGGGAATGACATTTTTCTCGGTAGTGATCAAGCTGAACCAGATGCATTTACCTTTAACCATGATGAAGTTGACAGAGTAAACAATAATGATGTGGTGGTTTCCAGGCTGCAAAACTCCGATACTGAAGATAACGTAAGCTTACATGTTGATAGACTGAATTCTTTTGATCATCTGACACGTGACAAGTCTTCAAATGATGAGCTCTCGGATGATgaaagtgatgaagatgatgatgatgttggtgaGGGAGTGATTGACAAGCCTTCGGCATATCAAATATTGGAAGCATGGAAGGAAAATGAGAGAGGTGGATAG
- the LOC131638969 gene encoding telomere repeat-binding factor 2-like isoform X2, translating into MGAPKQKWTAEEEAALKAGVHKHGSGKWRTILTDPDFGAILRTRSNVDLKDKWRNISVTAIWGSRQKAKLALKKNLPAPKIDNNQPALSKVVQREDFLDIKPLTISSGALQSSNLKEQVSRSNTFLNDGNLGDNHVLEAIVNMKDPKGSDKAAIASYIEEKHKYKIMPSPTVSEKRRSSSLMLIEARPKDSLEVEKSGAVNILSRSQIDEELSKVRSMTAQEAAAAAAKAVAEAEVAIAQAEAAAREAEAAEAEAEAAQVFAKAAKKALKCKMLHI; encoded by the exons ATGGGTGCTCCTAAGCAGAAATGGACTGCAGAAGAAGAAGCGGCGCTAAAAGCTGGAGTACACAAACATGGGTCAGGAAAATGGCGCACTATACTTACTGATCCTGATTTTGGTGCCATTTTGCGTACTCGTTCGAATGTAGATCTCAAG GATAAATGGAGGAATATAAGTGTCACAGCAATATGGGGATCCCGGCAGAAGGCAAAGCTTGCCCTTAAAAAGAACCTTCCAGCCCCCAAAATTGATAATAATCAACCGGCCTTGAGTAAAGTAGTTCAACGTGAAGACTTTCTTGATATTAAGCCTCTAACAATATCTAGTGGAGCATTGCAATCTTCTAATTTAAAAGAACAAGTATCAAG AAGTAATACGTTTCTCAATGATGGCAATTTGGGGGATAATCATGTACTAGAGGCTATTGTCAATATGAAGGATCCAAAGGGTTCTGACAAGGCTGCCATTGCTTCTTACATAGAG GAAAAGCACAAGTACAAGATTATGCCAAGCCCAACAGTCTCTGAGAAAAGAAGAAGCTCTTCCTTGATGCTCATAGAAGCAAGGCCCAAAGATTCTCTAGAAGTGGAGAAGAGTGGTGCTGTCAACATCCTTTCAAGATCTCAAATTGACGAAGAGCTATCAAAAGTGAGGAGCATGACAGCTCAAGAGGCGGCAGCTGCAGCTGCAAAAGCAGTTGCAGAGGCCGAAGTTGCCATTGCACAGGCTGAGGCAGCAGCTAGAGAGGCAGAGGCTGCAGAAGCTGAAGCTGAGGCTGCTCAAGTCTTTGCAAAAGCAGCGAAGAAGGCACTTAAATGCAAAATGCTTCATATTTG A
- the LOC131638969 gene encoding telomere repeat-binding factor 2-like isoform X1 has protein sequence MGAPKQKWTAEEEAALKAGVHKHGSGKWRTILTDPDFGAILRTRSNVDLKDKWRNISVTAIWGSRQKAKLALKKNLPAPKIDNNQPALSKVVQREDFLDIKPLTISSGALQSSNLKEQVSRSNTFLNDGNLGDNHVLEAIVNMKDPKGSDKAAIASYIEEKYQCPPDLKMLLSTKLQHMVTSGKIVQEKHKYKIMPSPTVSEKRRSSSLMLIEARPKDSLEVEKSGAVNILSRSQIDEELSKVRSMTAQEAAAAAAKAVAEAEVAIAQAEAAAREAEAAEAEAEAAQVFAKAAKKALKCKMLHI, from the exons ATGGGTGCTCCTAAGCAGAAATGGACTGCAGAAGAAGAAGCGGCGCTAAAAGCTGGAGTACACAAACATGGGTCAGGAAAATGGCGCACTATACTTACTGATCCTGATTTTGGTGCCATTTTGCGTACTCGTTCGAATGTAGATCTCAAG GATAAATGGAGGAATATAAGTGTCACAGCAATATGGGGATCCCGGCAGAAGGCAAAGCTTGCCCTTAAAAAGAACCTTCCAGCCCCCAAAATTGATAATAATCAACCGGCCTTGAGTAAAGTAGTTCAACGTGAAGACTTTCTTGATATTAAGCCTCTAACAATATCTAGTGGAGCATTGCAATCTTCTAATTTAAAAGAACAAGTATCAAG AAGTAATACGTTTCTCAATGATGGCAATTTGGGGGATAATCATGTACTAGAGGCTATTGTCAATATGAAGGATCCAAAGGGTTCTGACAAGGCTGCCATTGCTTCTTACATAGAG GAAAAATATCAGTGTCCACCAGATCTTAAAATGTTATTGTCAACAAAACTGCAGCATATGGTGACAAGTGGCAAAATAGTCCAG GAAAAGCACAAGTACAAGATTATGCCAAGCCCAACAGTCTCTGAGAAAAGAAGAAGCTCTTCCTTGATGCTCATAGAAGCAAGGCCCAAAGATTCTCTAGAAGTGGAGAAGAGTGGTGCTGTCAACATCCTTTCAAGATCTCAAATTGACGAAGAGCTATCAAAAGTGAGGAGCATGACAGCTCAAGAGGCGGCAGCTGCAGCTGCAAAAGCAGTTGCAGAGGCCGAAGTTGCCATTGCACAGGCTGAGGCAGCAGCTAGAGAGGCAGAGGCTGCAGAAGCTGAAGCTGAGGCTGCTCAAGTCTTTGCAAAAGCAGCGAAGAAGGCACTTAAATGCAAAATGCTTCATATTTG A